Proteins encoded in a region of the Homo sapiens chromosome 9, GRCh38.p14 Primary Assembly genome:
- the TAL2 gene encoding T-cell acute lymphocytic leukemia protein 2 codes for MTRKIFTNTRERWRQQNVNSAFAKLRKLIPTHPPDKKLSKNETLRLAMRYINFLVKVLGEQSLQQTGVAAQGNILGLFPQGPHLPGLEDRTLLENYQVPSPGPSHHIP; via the coding sequence ATGACCAGGAAGATCTTCACAAATACCAGGGAGCGGTGGAGGCAGCAGAATGTCAACAGCGCCTTTGCCAAGCTGAGGAAGCTCATCCCCACTCACCCTCCAGACAAAAAGCTGAGCAAAAATGAAACGCTTCGCCTGGCAATGAGGTATATCAACTTCTTGGTCAAGGTCTTGGGGGAGCAAAGCCTGCAACAAACGGGAGTGGCTGCTCAGGGGAACATTCTGGGGCTCTTCCCTCAAGGACCCCACCTGCCAGGCCTGGAGGACAGAACTCTGCTTGAGAACTACCAGGTTCCTTCACCTGGTCCAAGCCACCACATTCCTTAG